A window from Prosthecochloris marina encodes these proteins:
- the thiE gene encoding thiamine phosphate synthase gives MQIERPTLCYITATNSSCPVEQSEKALEGGARMIQLRNKTAPGSALYDWAVDIQKLCRVYDAIFIVNDRVDIALTANADGVHLGQRDLPVAPARKLLGKNKILGMSISSLAEAEEAVRAGCNYVGLGHIYPTSSKQKTGKPLGTSCITEVSRHISIPVIAIGGITASNAGEVIRAGATGIAVISAVAEAPDPRKATSELIQNMQSCLQ, from the coding sequence ATGCAAATAGAACGCCCTACCCTCTGCTATATAACTGCAACAAACTCATCATGCCCTGTAGAACAGTCTGAAAAAGCGCTTGAAGGCGGTGCACGCATGATTCAGCTCCGCAATAAAACAGCGCCAGGCTCAGCTCTTTACGACTGGGCTGTAGACATACAAAAACTTTGCCGCGTCTACGACGCCATATTTATCGTCAATGACCGGGTCGATATTGCTCTTACCGCCAATGCCGACGGTGTTCATCTTGGCCAGCGAGATCTCCCAGTTGCTCCGGCGAGAAAGCTTCTTGGCAAAAACAAAATCCTTGGAATGTCGATATCATCACTCGCAGAGGCTGAAGAAGCAGTCCGGGCTGGATGCAACTATGTAGGGTTAGGGCACATCTATCCAACTTCCTCGAAACAAAAAACCGGCAAACCGCTTGGGACAAGCTGCATTACCGAGGTTTCCCGACATATATCCATCCCTGTTATAGCCATCGGAGGGATTACAGCTTCAAATGCCGGTGAAGTAATCAGGGCTGGAGCGACAGGAATTGCGGTTATCTCCGCTGTGGCTGAAGCACCGGATCCCAGAAAAGCGACCTCGGAACTCATACAAAACATGCAGTCATGCCTCCAATAA
- a CDS encoding thiamine phosphate synthase, which translates to MVKRTLPRLYMVSNSPERPYPAQELPALVRQLTAQLPAIVQIREKHLDAKTLYEMTLLVKSLMHDSNSLLFLNERFDITLATGADGTHFPENSTPLGKVHAAAPDMLLGKSTHSLQSALSAEAEGADYLIFGPVFDTPLKKRYGSPMGLEKLEKVSRNVSIPVYAIGGITPANTRQCLDHGAYGIAALSIFHISENLSVTLENFKNVLDQ; encoded by the coding sequence ATGGTAAAAAGAACTCTTCCCCGGCTTTACATGGTAAGCAACAGCCCTGAGCGTCCTTACCCTGCACAAGAACTTCCGGCACTTGTCCGGCAGCTGACAGCACAGCTGCCAGCTATCGTTCAAATCAGAGAAAAACATCTCGATGCGAAAACTCTTTATGAGATGACCTTGCTGGTGAAAAGCCTCATGCATGACAGTAACTCCCTGCTTTTCCTCAATGAGCGATTCGACATAACCCTTGCAACAGGTGCAGACGGAACACATTTTCCCGAAAACAGCACTCCCCTTGGAAAGGTCCATGCCGCTGCACCCGACATGCTTTTGGGTAAGAGCACCCACTCCCTTCAAAGTGCTCTTTCTGCAGAAGCGGAAGGAGCGGATTATCTCATCTTTGGCCCGGTATTCGATACTCCTCTGAAAAAGCGTTACGGCTCCCCCATGGGACTTGAAAAACTCGAAAAAGTATCTCGAAACGTCTCTATTCCGGTTTACGCTATCGGAGGTATCACTCCGGCAAACACCCGGCAATGTCTGGATCACGGTGCATATGGCATTGCCGCTCTGTCGATTTTTCATATCTCGGAAAATCTTTCCGTCACGCTCGAAAACTTTAAAAATGTGCTCGATCAATAA